From a single Methanooceanicella nereidis genomic region:
- a CDS encoding winged helix DNA-binding domain-containing protein: MILKKENVNDYILAKSRLSPGSRSDDPVEALRSLVLVDSNSLLNTYFSLYLRVKEFDVNMFEKALYKSNRIARVKGLKSTVQVIPKDLLPAVYSLTEHDREDAIGKSLEKWGVKKEEYVEVKKEILSTLGNKEKTLPQIKNGIPAEVSRDIDLRKGRAKERSTNVAVVATAMWDRWMLLRGGIGREPGMDPGRYSVFADRFKDLKLRMDRKDALNMLVRRYVSGYGPVSAEDAAWWCGITANEAASALEGMDGLKTVRVEGSAGDHYIDASEEALISAHRSHGVSVILVPMDDPYVKAYYNRERFVPEGYRDKVLTKFGESINAILINGTVWGTWQLRKEKWGHECVIDLFDGYPEVAGLYESITRVAQDAGMFFTGDIVEVSVST; this comes from the coding sequence ATGATTCTGAAAAAAGAGAATGTAAACGACTATATTCTGGCTAAGAGCCGCCTGTCGCCAGGGTCCAGGAGCGATGACCCGGTCGAAGCTCTGAGAAGCCTTGTGCTGGTCGATTCTAACAGTCTTCTAAATACGTATTTTAGCCTCTATCTGAGGGTTAAAGAGTTTGACGTCAACATGTTCGAGAAAGCGCTGTATAAAAGTAACAGGATAGCAAGGGTCAAGGGACTGAAAAGTACCGTGCAGGTGATACCCAAAGATTTGCTTCCGGCAGTATATTCGTTAACCGAGCATGACCGGGAGGACGCCATAGGTAAATCGCTGGAAAAATGGGGCGTCAAAAAAGAAGAGTACGTCGAAGTTAAAAAGGAGATCCTATCGACGCTGGGCAATAAGGAGAAGACCCTTCCGCAGATCAAGAACGGCATCCCTGCGGAAGTCTCCCGGGATATTGACCTGAGAAAGGGCCGGGCAAAGGAACGTTCTACCAACGTGGCCGTTGTGGCTACCGCTATGTGGGACCGGTGGATGCTTCTGAGAGGCGGCATAGGCAGGGAACCCGGCATGGACCCCGGAAGATATTCTGTTTTTGCTGACCGTTTTAAGGACTTAAAGCTCAGGATGGACCGTAAAGACGCTTTAAATATGCTGGTCAGGAGATACGTCAGCGGATACGGGCCTGTGAGCGCTGAAGATGCGGCATGGTGGTGCGGGATAACTGCGAATGAGGCAGCCTCCGCGCTTGAAGGTATGGACGGCCTGAAAACCGTAAGGGTCGAAGGTTCTGCCGGAGACCATTATATCGACGCTTCGGAAGAGGCATTGATATCGGCGCACAGGAGCCATGGTGTGTCTGTCATCCTGGTCCCTATGGACGACCCGTACGTTAAAGCATATTATAATCGAGAAAGGTTCGTTCCGGAAGGATACCGGGACAAAGTCCTGACGAAGTTCGGGGAGTCGATCAACGCCATACTCATAAACGGCACCGTTTGGGGTACATGGCAGCTAAGAAAAGAGAAGTGGGGCCATGAATGCGTGATAGACCTGTTCGACGGATACCCCGAGGTCGCCGGGCTTTATGAAAGTATCACCAGGGTTGCACAGGATGCCGGAATGTTCTTTACCGGGGACATTGTCGAAGTTTCTGTCAGCACATGA
- a CDS encoding hydroxymethylglutaryl-CoA reductase, degradative translates to MEKTSKISGFYKIPPLERLNIVKEYAGLSDEDVANISATGALKYDQLDRMVENVIGTIEVPVGVAVNFLINDKDYLIPMATEEPSVIAAASNAAKMVRDNGGFTTSSTGPVMRGLIQVTNVKDPYGARFAVLSEKEKIMEMANAVDPILVKFGGGCKDVEAYVRQAPSEDILVVHLIVDCRDAMGANAVNTMAETVGPYIEKITGGKVYLRIISNLADKRLMRAKAVFTKESIGGEDVVDGVIKAFEFALADPYRTATHNKGIMNGITAVTLATGNDTRAIEAGAHAYAAITGTYRPLTRYEKNANGDLVATIELPLAVGLVGGATASHPTARANVKITGVKTATELGEIMAAVGLAQNFAAMRALATEGIQRGHMQLHSRNVAIQAGATGDLVDKVAEAMVREKKVRADRAKELLEEFKAGKQ, encoded by the coding sequence ATGGAAAAGACCTCTAAGATATCAGGATTTTACAAGATACCGCCTCTTGAAAGGCTTAACATCGTTAAAGAATATGCGGGGCTCTCGGACGAGGACGTCGCGAACATAAGCGCAACAGGCGCGTTAAAGTATGATCAGCTCGACCGCATGGTCGAGAACGTCATAGGCACAATAGAAGTGCCGGTGGGCGTAGCTGTAAACTTTTTAATTAATGATAAGGACTACCTCATCCCGATGGCAACCGAGGAGCCCTCGGTCATCGCAGCGGCTTCCAACGCGGCAAAGATGGTGCGCGATAACGGAGGCTTTACCACCAGCAGTACAGGGCCGGTCATGAGAGGTCTAATACAGGTGACCAATGTAAAGGACCCGTATGGAGCAAGGTTCGCCGTGCTATCGGAGAAAGAGAAGATAATGGAAATGGCTAACGCTGTCGACCCGATCCTCGTAAAGTTCGGCGGAGGCTGCAAGGACGTAGAGGCATACGTCAGGCAGGCGCCGTCCGAGGACATACTTGTCGTCCACCTCATAGTTGACTGCCGCGACGCCATGGGAGCGAACGCGGTCAACACGATGGCAGAGACTGTCGGGCCATACATAGAAAAGATAACCGGCGGAAAAGTCTACCTCAGGATCATATCGAACCTTGCCGACAAGAGGCTTATGAGGGCCAAGGCGGTCTTCACGAAAGAAAGCATCGGCGGCGAGGACGTAGTGGACGGAGTCATCAAGGCATTTGAATTCGCGCTGGCGGACCCGTACAGGACGGCCACCCACAACAAAGGCATAATGAACGGCATCACAGCGGTCACTCTTGCGACCGGCAACGACACCCGCGCCATCGAGGCCGGAGCCCACGCATATGCGGCGATAACGGGCACATACAGGCCGCTTACAAGGTATGAGAAGAACGCGAACGGCGACCTGGTAGCAACGATCGAGCTCCCGCTTGCCGTAGGTCTTGTAGGAGGCGCCACGGCATCGCACCCGACCGCAAGGGCTAACGTAAAGATCACCGGCGTCAAGACCGCTACTGAGCTCGGGGAGATAATGGCGGCAGTAGGCCTTGCGCAGAACTTCGCGGCAATGAGGGCGCTCGCGACCGAAGGCATACAGCGCGGCCACATGCAGCTCCACTCGAGGAACGTAGCAATACAGGCCGGAGCGACCGGAGACCTCGTAGACAAAGTGGCAGAGGCGATGGTCAGGGAAAAGAAGGTAAGGGCCGACCGCGCCAAAGAGCTTCTCGAAGAGTTCAAGGCCGGAAAACAGTAA